One genomic window of Arvicola amphibius chromosome 4, mArvAmp1.2, whole genome shotgun sequence includes the following:
- the Rpl27 gene encoding 60S ribosomal protein L27, with product MGKFMKPGKVVLVLAGRYSGRKAVIVKNIDDGTSDRPYSHALVAGIDRYPRKVTAAMGKKKVAKRSKIKSFVKVYNYNHLMPTRYSVDIPLDKTVVNKDVFRDPALKRKARREAKVKFEERYKTGKNKWFFQKLRF from the exons ATGGGCAAGTTCATGAAACCCGGGAAAGTGGTGCTCGTCCTGGCTGGACGCTACTCCGGACGCAAAGCCGTCATCGTGAAG AACATTGATGACGGCACCTCAGACCGCCCTTACAGCCATGCCTTGGTGGCTGGAATTGACCGCTATCCCCGAAAAGTGACAGCTGCCATGGGCAAGAAGAAAGTTGCCAAGAGATCCAAGATCAAGTCCTTTGTGAAGGTTTATAACTACAACCACCTGATGCCCACAAG GTACTCTGTGGACATCCCCCTGGACAAAACTGTTGTCAACAAGGATGTCTTTAGGGACCCAGCCCTGAAACGCAAGGCAAGGCGGGAAGCCAAGGTCAAATTTGAGGAACG atacaagacagggaagaacaaatggtttttccagaagcttcgcttttag
- the Rundc1 gene encoding RUN domain-containing protein 1 isoform X1: MAAVEVATELATGVTAVEPKAKDAEEEEEEEESLPPCEAVRWAPVGAVAEAGPGAAAFSEVTAAEEPGAAPGSPPDATVRTLRRLQAERRQLDSALLALSSHFAQVQFRLRQVVRGAPAEQQRLLRELEDFAFRGCPHVLGYEGLEDPCGGDDGGDGLPVDRPRVRGEDQSEQEKRERLETQREKQKELILQLKTQLDDLETFAYQEGSYDSLPQSVVLERQRVIIDELIKKLDMNLNEDISSLSTEELRQRVDAAVAQIVNPARVKEQLVEQLKTQIRDLEMFINFIQDEVGSPLQTGGHCECKASGKTGSSSTRPGSSSQPPGAGTTAKAEDVKRVRETGLHLMRRALAVLQIFAVSQLGCATGQIPQTLWQRGQADRDYSPLLKRLEVSVDRVKQLALRHQPHDCVITSANLQDLSLGGKDELTMAVRKELTMAVRDLLAHGLYASSSGMSLVMAPIACLLPAFSSAPETMHPWELFVKYYHAKNGRAYVESPARKLSQSFALPVMGGSAVTPKQSLLTAIHLVLTEHDPFKRSADSELKALVCMALNEQRLVSWVNLICKSGSLIEPHYQPWSYMAHTGFESALNLLSRLSSLKFSLPVDLAVRQLKNIKDAF, translated from the exons ATGGCGGCCGTGGAAGTGGCTACGGAGCTGGCAACTGGGGTGACGGCCGTCGAGCCAAAGGCGAAggatgcagaagaggaagaggaggaggaggagtcgcTGCCACCGTGCGAGGCAGTGCGCTGGGCCCCAGTGGGGGCGGTGGCCGAGGCCGGGCCTGGGGCGGCCGCCTTCTCGGAGGTGACGGCAGCCGAGGAGCCTGGAGCGGCCCCGGGCTCTCCTCCGGACGCGACCGTCCGCACGCTGCGGCGACTGCAAGCCGAGCGGCGGCAGCTGGACTCGGCCCTGCTCGCGCTGTCCTCGCACTTCGCGCAGGTGCAGTTCCGCCTGCGCCAGGTAGTGCGCGGGGCGCCGGCGGAGCAGCAGCGTCTCCTACGCGAGCTCGAAGACTTCGCCTTCCGCGGCTGTCCTCACGTCCTGGGTTATGAGGGGCTGGAAGACCCCTGCGGCGGCGACGACGGAGGCGATGGGCTTCCGGTGGACCGACCACGAGTGCGGGGCGAGGACCAG AGTGAGCAGGAAAAACGAGAGCGTCTGGAAACccagagggagaagcagaaagaactgATTCTGCAGCTCAAGACCCAGCTTGATGACCTGGAAACCTTTGCTTATCAGGAAGGCAGTTATGACTCCCTGCCGCAGTCCGTGGTCTTGGAAAGACAGCGG GTGATCATCGatgagttaataaagaaactggacatgaatcTGAATGAGGACATCAGTTCCCTATCAACCGAGGAGCTTCGTCAGCGTGTGGATGCAGCTGTGGCTCAGATCGTCAACCCAGCTCGGGTGAAAGAACAGTTGGTTGAGCAACTGAAGACCCAGATCCGAGACCTTGAGATGTTCATCAACTTCATCCAAG ATGAAGTGGGAAGCCCCTTGCAGACAGGTGGGcactgtgagtgcaaggccagcggGAAGACAGGAAGCAGCTCCACCAGACCGGGCAGCAGCTCACAGCCCCCAGGAGCCGGCACAA CAGCAAAGGCAGAAGATGTGAAGAGAGTCCGGGAAACGGGGCTGCACCTGATGCGCCGAGCGCTGGCTGTGCTCCAGATCTTCGCTGTTAGCCAGCTGGGCTGTGCCACAGGCCAGATCCCTCAAACCTTGTGGCAGAGAGGCCAGGCAGACAGAGACTACTCCCCCTTACTGAAAAGGCTGGAAGTGTCCGTAGACAGAGTGAAGCAGCTGGCCTTGCGACATCAGCCACATGACTGTGTCATTACTTCGGCCAACCTTCAGGACCTCTCTCTAGGAGGCAAGGATGAGCTGACCATGGCCGTGCGGAAGGAGCTGACCATGGCTGTGCGGGACCTGCTGGCCCATGGGCTATACGCCTCTTCCTCTGGAATGAGCCTTGTCATGGCCCCcattgcctgcttgctgccagcctTCTCCTCAGCCCCTGAGACCATGCACCCCTGGGAGCTCTTTGTAAAGTACTATCATGCCAAGAATGGCCGTGCCTACGTGGAATCCCCGGCCCGGAAGCTCTCGCAGTCCTTTGCCCTTCCTGTAATGGGTGGCAGTGCTGTGACCCCCAAGCAGAGCCTTCTGACAGCCATCCACCTGGTGCTGACAGAGCACGACCCTTTCAAGCGCAGCGCTGACTCGGAGCTGAAGGCGTTGGTGTGCATGGCGCTGAATGAGCAGCGCCTGGTGTCCTGGGTAAACCTCATCTGCAAGTCAGGGTCCCTCATTGAGCCCCATTACCAGCCCTGGAGCTACATGGCCCACACGGGATTTGAGAGTGCCCTCAACTTGCTCAGCCGCCTCAGCAGCCTCAAGTTCAGCCTTCCTGTAGATCTGGCTGTGCGCCAGCTCAAGAACATCAAAGATGCCTTTTGA
- the Rundc1 gene encoding RUN domain-containing protein 1 isoform X2 has protein sequence MAAVEVATELATGVTAVEPKAKDAEEEEEEEESLPPCEAVRWAPVGAVAEAGPGAAAFSEVTAAEEPGAAPGSPPDATVRTLRRLQAERRQLDSALLALSSHFAQVQFRLRQVVRGAPAEQQRLLRELEDFAFRGCPHVLGYEGLEDPCGGDDGGDGLPVDRPRVRGEDQSEQEKRERLETQREKQKELILQLKTQLDDLETFAYQEGSYDSLPQSVVLERQRVIIDELIKKLDMNLNEDISSLSTEELRQRVDAAVAQIVNPARVKEQLVEQLKTQIRDLEMFINFIQDEVGSPLQTGGHCECKASGKTGSSSTRPGSSSQPPGAGTTKAEDVKRVRETGLHLMRRALAVLQIFAVSQLGCATGQIPQTLWQRGQADRDYSPLLKRLEVSVDRVKQLALRHQPHDCVITSANLQDLSLGGKDELTMAVRKELTMAVRDLLAHGLYASSSGMSLVMAPIACLLPAFSSAPETMHPWELFVKYYHAKNGRAYVESPARKLSQSFALPVMGGSAVTPKQSLLTAIHLVLTEHDPFKRSADSELKALVCMALNEQRLVSWVNLICKSGSLIEPHYQPWSYMAHTGFESALNLLSRLSSLKFSLPVDLAVRQLKNIKDAF, from the exons ATGGCGGCCGTGGAAGTGGCTACGGAGCTGGCAACTGGGGTGACGGCCGTCGAGCCAAAGGCGAAggatgcagaagaggaagaggaggaggaggagtcgcTGCCACCGTGCGAGGCAGTGCGCTGGGCCCCAGTGGGGGCGGTGGCCGAGGCCGGGCCTGGGGCGGCCGCCTTCTCGGAGGTGACGGCAGCCGAGGAGCCTGGAGCGGCCCCGGGCTCTCCTCCGGACGCGACCGTCCGCACGCTGCGGCGACTGCAAGCCGAGCGGCGGCAGCTGGACTCGGCCCTGCTCGCGCTGTCCTCGCACTTCGCGCAGGTGCAGTTCCGCCTGCGCCAGGTAGTGCGCGGGGCGCCGGCGGAGCAGCAGCGTCTCCTACGCGAGCTCGAAGACTTCGCCTTCCGCGGCTGTCCTCACGTCCTGGGTTATGAGGGGCTGGAAGACCCCTGCGGCGGCGACGACGGAGGCGATGGGCTTCCGGTGGACCGACCACGAGTGCGGGGCGAGGACCAG AGTGAGCAGGAAAAACGAGAGCGTCTGGAAACccagagggagaagcagaaagaactgATTCTGCAGCTCAAGACCCAGCTTGATGACCTGGAAACCTTTGCTTATCAGGAAGGCAGTTATGACTCCCTGCCGCAGTCCGTGGTCTTGGAAAGACAGCGG GTGATCATCGatgagttaataaagaaactggacatgaatcTGAATGAGGACATCAGTTCCCTATCAACCGAGGAGCTTCGTCAGCGTGTGGATGCAGCTGTGGCTCAGATCGTCAACCCAGCTCGGGTGAAAGAACAGTTGGTTGAGCAACTGAAGACCCAGATCCGAGACCTTGAGATGTTCATCAACTTCATCCAAG ATGAAGTGGGAAGCCCCTTGCAGACAGGTGGGcactgtgagtgcaaggccagcggGAAGACAGGAAGCAGCTCCACCAGACCGGGCAGCAGCTCACAGCCCCCAGGAGCCGGCACAA CAAAGGCAGAAGATGTGAAGAGAGTCCGGGAAACGGGGCTGCACCTGATGCGCCGAGCGCTGGCTGTGCTCCAGATCTTCGCTGTTAGCCAGCTGGGCTGTGCCACAGGCCAGATCCCTCAAACCTTGTGGCAGAGAGGCCAGGCAGACAGAGACTACTCCCCCTTACTGAAAAGGCTGGAAGTGTCCGTAGACAGAGTGAAGCAGCTGGCCTTGCGACATCAGCCACATGACTGTGTCATTACTTCGGCCAACCTTCAGGACCTCTCTCTAGGAGGCAAGGATGAGCTGACCATGGCCGTGCGGAAGGAGCTGACCATGGCTGTGCGGGACCTGCTGGCCCATGGGCTATACGCCTCTTCCTCTGGAATGAGCCTTGTCATGGCCCCcattgcctgcttgctgccagcctTCTCCTCAGCCCCTGAGACCATGCACCCCTGGGAGCTCTTTGTAAAGTACTATCATGCCAAGAATGGCCGTGCCTACGTGGAATCCCCGGCCCGGAAGCTCTCGCAGTCCTTTGCCCTTCCTGTAATGGGTGGCAGTGCTGTGACCCCCAAGCAGAGCCTTCTGACAGCCATCCACCTGGTGCTGACAGAGCACGACCCTTTCAAGCGCAGCGCTGACTCGGAGCTGAAGGCGTTGGTGTGCATGGCGCTGAATGAGCAGCGCCTGGTGTCCTGGGTAAACCTCATCTGCAAGTCAGGGTCCCTCATTGAGCCCCATTACCAGCCCTGGAGCTACATGGCCCACACGGGATTTGAGAGTGCCCTCAACTTGCTCAGCCGCCTCAGCAGCCTCAAGTTCAGCCTTCCTGTAGATCTGGCTGTGCGCCAGCTCAAGAACATCAAAGATGCCTTTTGA